In one Nicotiana tomentosiformis chromosome 6, ASM39032v3, whole genome shotgun sequence genomic region, the following are encoded:
- the LOC117274281 gene encoding uncharacterized protein yields MRWVKSQDRLQGFDPEPERTFHRRLREARDTNNIQALVQFPVNMAEEHMVVQEVAMPIIANVTSSITKPRITGHFELKKSMIQLLHANGQFMGLPHEDPQQHILNFLEISDTYITNGVTPDYVRLTLFPFSLLGEVKRWLKAEPANSITTWNDLARKFLVRFFPSCKTAKIRSEIVAFKQKAGESLYSAWERFKGLLRDCPHHNQTNEVLAHTFIEGLHPETKIVVDVAAGGQVLEKSFDEIYALLNKFSKINPDWQGEMGIHTVQKSAGVLELDVISALSAQISTLTNQVNQMTMVINKQQAQLVQQVQVFCQVFGERHTNDLCPVNPESVCFVEEVQSKKRKHVTFNERPPPPFPQRLQKVKDNAAYKKFLDILKQVQINIPLVDILQEVPKYAKYIKDIVINKKRLTEFETVALTEECSSRIQSKLPQKLKDSGSFTIQISIGKHTVERALCDLRVSINLMPLSVFRQLGLGEPRPTTVILQLAECSLAHPEGVIEDVLVQVGSFIFPTDFIILDYEPDQEVLFILGHPFLAMGRAIIDVCKGKMTMRVRD; encoded by the exons ATGCGATGGGTCAAAAGCCAGGACCGACTTCAAGGCTTTGACCCCGAACCTGAGAGAACATTTCATAGGAGGTTGAGGGAAGCAAGGGACACGAATAATATTCAGGCACTTGTTCAATTTCCTgtgaacatggcagaggaacaTATGGTTGTTCAGGAGGTAGCAATGCCCAtcattgctaatgtcacctccaGCATTACGAAGCCCAGGATCACTGGGCACTTTGAGCTGAAAAAGAGCATGATCCAGCTACTTCATGCGAATGGGCAGTTTATGGGTCTTCCACACGAGGATCCACAACAGCATATCctgaacttcttggaaattagtGATACTTATATCACTAACGGGGTCACTCCAGACTATGTAAGGCTCACACTTTTTCCATTCTCTCTGTTGGGTGAAGTAAAGCGATGGCTGAAGGCAGAACCAGCTAATTCTATTACAACATGgaatgatctagcaaggaaatttctggtaAGGTTCTTCCCTTCATGCAAAACTGCAAAGATCAGAAGTGAGATAGTTGCCTTCAAACAGAAAGCGGGAGAGTCTTTATACtcagcttgggagaggttcaaggggctACTTAGAGACTGTCCTCATCACAATCAGACAAACGAAGTGTTAGCTCACACTTTCATAGAAGGGCTACATCCTGAAACAAAAATTGTGGTAGATGTTGCAGCTGGAGGTCAAGTGTTGGAGAAAAGCTTTGACGAGATATATGcattattgaacaaattctccaaaatcAATCCGGATTGGCAAGGAGAAATGGGCATACACACGGTGCAAAAATCTGCAGGGGTTCTCGAGTTAGATGTCATCTCGGCATTATCAGCACAGATTTCTACACTGACCAACCAAGTTAATCAGATGACCATGGTTATTAACAAGCAACAAGCTCAACTAGTGCAACAGGTTCAAGTGTTTTGTCAAGTATTTGGAGAACGTCACACGAACGACTTATGCCCAGTTAATCCAGAGTCTGTCTGCTTTGTAG AAGAAGTCCAATCGAAAAAGAGAAAACATGTGACTTTTAATGAGAGGCCACCACCTCCTTTCCCTCAAAGATTGCAGAAAGTGAAGGATAATGCCGCGTATAAGAagtttcttgatattttgaagcAGGTGCAAATTAATATTCCTTTGGTAGACATCTTGCAAGAAGTGCCCAAATATGCAAAATACATCAAGGACATAGTGATAAataaaaagaggttgaccgagtTCGAGACTGTGGCACTCACTGAGGAATGTAGCTCAAGAATTCAAAGCAAGCTACCTCAGAAATTGAAGGATTCGggtagtttcactatccaaatCTCGATTGGTAAGCATACAGTCGAGCGAGCCTTATGTGATCTTAGAGTGAGCATTAATTTGATGCCGCTATCTGTGTTCAGACAGTTGGGGTTGGGTGAGCCACGCCCAACAACGGTAATCTTGCAGTTGGCTGAGTGCTCCCTTGCTCatcctgaaggagtgattgaagatgtgttagttcaagtGGGTTCTTTCATATTCCCTACTGATTTCATTATCTTGGACTACGAGCCTGATCAAGAAGTCCTATTTATTTTGGGGCATCCATTTTTAGCCATGGGCCGAGCTATTATTGATGTTTGTAAAGGAAAGATGACGATGAGAGTAAGAGATTGA
- the LOC138893883 gene encoding uncharacterized protein, producing the protein MVEFAYNNSYRSNIQIAPYEALYGKVRDVAFMEDENVFLRVLPMKGVVRFGKKGKLSPRYINLFEVFEIVGEVAYKHALSLSLLGVHLIFHVFMFQKYYEDKSHMLDFSSVQSDKNLAYEEDIVAILDMQVKKLRSKEIASVKVRWRGEIPGYDEVKERFGANMKH; encoded by the exons AtggtggagtttgcttacaacaatagctaccggTCTAATATCcagatagctccgtatgaggccttatatgggaaggttcgtgatgtggcattcatggaggATGAGAATGTTTTTCTtagggttttgcctatgaagggcgtggtgagatttgggaagaagggcaagttgagccctcgatatattaaCCTATTTGAGGTTTTTGAGATAGTTGGTGAGGTAGCTTACAAGCATGCTTTGTCACTCAGCTTGTTGGGAGTTCATCTgatatttcatgttttcatgtTTCAGAAGTATTATGAAGACAAGTCACATATGTTGGATTTCAGTTCGGTGCAGTCGGATAAGAATCTAGCTTATGAGGAAGATATAGTGGCCATTCTAGATATGCAGGTTAAGAAGTTAAGGTCGAAAGAGATTGCATCGGTAAAGGTTcggtggagag gagaAATTCCGGGCTATGATGAAGTTAAGGAGCGTTTTGGAGCTAATATGAAGCATTGA